A window from Apostichopus japonicus isolate 1M-3 chromosome 2, ASM3797524v1, whole genome shotgun sequence encodes these proteins:
- the LOC139975058 gene encoding uncharacterized protein gives PSNVPTEPPVGEAREFTSLPSLSSLLPLPLPLPYLFPYQYLSPTSSPSPTSSPTPNSSPASTPTSSPASTPTSSPTSSPTSSPTSSSTPTSSPAYTSSPTSSPASTSSPASTSSPASTPTSSSTPTSSPAYTPTSSPTSSPASSPASTPTSSPTSSPTSSPASTPTSSPAYTSSPTSSPAYTSSPASTPASSSTPTSSPASTPTSSPTPTSSPTSSPSPTSSPASTPTSKPYL, from the coding sequence CCCTCAAATGTGCCTACTGAACCCCCTGTGGGAGAGGCAAGGGAATTCACTTCACTTCCTTCTCTCTCCTCTTTGTTACCCCTACCTCTTCCTCTACCCTACCTCTTCCCCTATCAATACCTCTCCCCTACCTCTTCCCCTTCTCCTACCTCTTCCCCTACCCCTAACTCTTCCCCTGCCTCTACCCCTACCTCTTCCCCTGCCTCTACCCCTACCTCTTCCCCTACCTCTTCCCCTACCTCTTCCCCTACCTCTTCCTCTACCCCTACCTCTTCCCCTGCCTATACCTCTTCCCCTACCTCTTCCCCTGCCTCTACCTCTTCCCCTGCCTCTACCTCTTCCCCTGCCTCTACCCCTACCTCTTCCTCTACCCCTACCTCTTCCCCTGCCTATACCCCTACCTCATCCCCTACCTCTTCCCCTGCCTCTTCCCCTGCCTCTACCCCTACCTCTTCCCCTACCTCTTCCCCTACCTCTTCCCCTGCCTCTACCCCTACCTCTTCCCCTGCCTATACCTCTTCCCCTACCTCTTCCCCTGCCTATACCTCTTCCCCTGCCTCTACCCCTGCCTCTTCCTCTACCCCTACCTCTTCCCCTGCCTCTACCCCTACCTCTTCCCCTACCCCTACCTCTTCCCCTAcctcttccccttcccctaccTCTTCCCCTGCCTCTACCCCTACCTCTAAACCCTACCTCTAA
- the LOC139975894 gene encoding cell cycle checkpoint protein RAD17-like isoform X1, which translates to MQQGWVNPSFDDFGVHDVTSSPSPPKRKQTKLSAFPSTSQKRLLQDPNRHRARSKQISSQKTQIEHDSVPWTEKHAPTSLAELAVHKKKVLEVGEWLSAHLCRKPTPNQVDSFVLLLSGPAGVGKTATVNTFAKEMKLTVQEWLNPATDTFDRDDFFSNIDFATYPKYRSQVVKFEEFLLRANKYQPLQMGQRDSEKQVLLVEDIPNQLYRDSKLLHNIIRRFARTSRCPLVFIISDSNSKEINVQSLFPKELITSLGICQINFNPVAPTSMSKTLTRIATAESSKGRHKFPVPSKSTIDAIAQVSGGDIRSAINALQFACLKDTGDLREVVESRAEDKKKKKKSKSYVSKNKKKGTGIDDNSLSAIGGKDTSLFLFRALGKILYCKREPKSESDPQLPFHLAHEERDKLIISPESIVERTHMTSENFTLYLHQNYLEFFDEIDDVAAVAQRFSEADHLTCQWEHRSILNQYSSSIATRGLIHHNTARRFHNVPSGGGWRPLHKPEWYEINRKYQDRCATSKALFIGEGCTPVDLQTQVIPFLALANVPLHDPAQISFLQEVGYFALQHFNTGHLGRRLDEKDLEQDEYDEDSIPSSQTRRNLHKPEIVSEQVDALSGSREEDIIIEDFVD; encoded by the exons ATGCAGCAGGGATGGGTAAATCCCTCCTTTGATGACTTTGGTGTTCATGATGTGACTTCATCTCCATCCCCACCAAAGAGGAAACAAACCAAATTGAGTGCTTTTCCGTCTACATCACAGAAACGACTCTTACAGGATCCTAACCGTCACAGAGCAAGATCCAAACAAATATCTTCACAGAAAACACAGATAGAACATGATAGTGTTCCATGGACAGAAAAACATGCACCAACTTCATTG gCTGAATTAGCTGTACACAAGAAGAAAGTTCTGGAGGTGGGAGAATGGCTGTCAGCTCACCTTTGTAGGAAACCTACTCCTAATCAG GTTGACTCCTTTGTTTTACTTCTCAGTGGACCTGCAGGAGTTGGGAAAACTGCTACAGTGAACACTTTTGCCAAAGAGATGAAATTGACTGTCCAAGAATGGTTGAACCCAGCCACTGATACCTTTGACCGAGATGATTTTTTCAGTAACATAG ACTTTGCAACATATCCAAAGTACAGATCCCAAGTCGTAAAGTTCGAAGAGTTTCTGCTCAGAGCTAATAAATACCAGCCTCTCCAAATGGGTCAGAGAGACTCTGAAAAGCAAGTTCTTCTGGTTGAG GACATTCCAAACCAATTATACAGAGATTCTAAGTTATTACACAACATTATCAGAAGATTCGCCCGCACGTCAAGATGTCCTCTGGTGTTCATAATCAGTGACAGTAACAGCAAGGAAATCAATGTCCAGTCTTTATTCCCAAAAGAGTTGATCACTTCTCTTGGAATATGCCAGATCAA tttcaacCCAGTTGCACCTACCAGTATGAGTAAAACACTGACCAGAATTGCCACAGCTGAATCTTCCAAG GGTAGACATAAATTTCCAGTTCCCTCCAAGTCCACCATTGATGCCATTGCTCAAGTCAGTGGTGGTGATATTCGCAGTGCAATAAATGCTCTACAATTTGCTTGCCTCAAag ATACTGGAGATCTAAGAGAAGTTGTGGAAAGCAGAGCAGAagacaagaagaaaaagaagaaatcaaagTCTTACGTGTCTAAGAATAAGAAGAAAGGAACTGGCATTGATGACAATTCCTTATCTGCTATCGGTGGCAAAGATACTTCTCTATTTTTATTTCGTGCTTTGGGAAAGATTTTGTACTGCAAGAGAGAACCAAAGTCAGAGAGTGACCCTCAACTTCCATTCCATCTGGCACATGAAGAGAGAGATAAATTGATTATTAGTCCAgag AGTATTGTTGAACGAACTCACATGACAAGCGAAAATTTTACCTTGTACCTTCATCAAAATTACCTTGAATTTTTCGATGAGATTGATGATGTAGCAGCTGTCGCACAACGGTTTAGTGAAGCAGATCACCTGACCTGTCAATGGGAG CACCGATCCATCTTGAATCAATATTCATCATCCATTGCCACCAGAGGTTTGATACACCATAATACTGCCAGAAGGTTTCACAATGTCCCCTCAGGAGGGGGATGGAGGCCATTACACAAACCAGAGTGGTACGAAATCAATCGCAAG TACCAAGATAGATGTGCCACCTCAAAAGCTCTCTTTATTGGGGAAGGCTGTACACCTGTTGACCTACAGACGCAGGTCATCCCATTTCTAGCATTAGCGAACGTCCCGCTTCATGATCCAG CTCAGATTTCCTTTCTTCAAGAAGTTGGCTATTTTGCATTGCAGCACTTCAATACTGG acaTCTGGGTCGGAGGTTAGATGAGAAAGACTTAGAACAAGATGAATATGATGAGGATTCCATCCCAAGCTCGCAAACTAGACGAAACCTTCATAAACCAGAGATTGTATCTGAACAGGTGGATGCACTCTCCGGTAGCAGAGAAGAGGATATCATTATTGAAGACTTTGTCGACTAA
- the LOC139975894 gene encoding cell cycle checkpoint protein RAD17-like isoform X2, translated as MKLTVQEWLNPATDTFDRDDFFSNIDFATYPKYRSQVVKFEEFLLRANKYQPLQMGQRDSEKQVLLVEDIPNQLYRDSKLLHNIIRRFARTSRCPLVFIISDSNSKEINVQSLFPKELITSLGICQINFNPVAPTSMSKTLTRIATAESSKGRHKFPVPSKSTIDAIAQVSGGDIRSAINALQFACLKDTGDLREVVESRAEDKKKKKKSKSYVSKNKKKGTGIDDNSLSAIGGKDTSLFLFRALGKILYCKREPKSESDPQLPFHLAHEERDKLIISPESIVERTHMTSENFTLYLHQNYLEFFDEIDDVAAVAQRFSEADHLTCQWEHRSILNQYSSSIATRGLIHHNTARRFHNVPSGGGWRPLHKPEWYEINRKYQDRCATSKALFIGEGCTPVDLQTQVIPFLALANVPLHDPAQISFLQEVGYFALQHFNTGHLGRRLDEKDLEQDEYDEDSIPSSQTRRNLHKPEIVSEQVDALSGSREEDIIIEDFVD; from the exons ATGAAATTGACTGTCCAAGAATGGTTGAACCCAGCCACTGATACCTTTGACCGAGATGATTTTTTCAGTAACATAG ACTTTGCAACATATCCAAAGTACAGATCCCAAGTCGTAAAGTTCGAAGAGTTTCTGCTCAGAGCTAATAAATACCAGCCTCTCCAAATGGGTCAGAGAGACTCTGAAAAGCAAGTTCTTCTGGTTGAG GACATTCCAAACCAATTATACAGAGATTCTAAGTTATTACACAACATTATCAGAAGATTCGCCCGCACGTCAAGATGTCCTCTGGTGTTCATAATCAGTGACAGTAACAGCAAGGAAATCAATGTCCAGTCTTTATTCCCAAAAGAGTTGATCACTTCTCTTGGAATATGCCAGATCAA tttcaacCCAGTTGCACCTACCAGTATGAGTAAAACACTGACCAGAATTGCCACAGCTGAATCTTCCAAG GGTAGACATAAATTTCCAGTTCCCTCCAAGTCCACCATTGATGCCATTGCTCAAGTCAGTGGTGGTGATATTCGCAGTGCAATAAATGCTCTACAATTTGCTTGCCTCAAag ATACTGGAGATCTAAGAGAAGTTGTGGAAAGCAGAGCAGAagacaagaagaaaaagaagaaatcaaagTCTTACGTGTCTAAGAATAAGAAGAAAGGAACTGGCATTGATGACAATTCCTTATCTGCTATCGGTGGCAAAGATACTTCTCTATTTTTATTTCGTGCTTTGGGAAAGATTTTGTACTGCAAGAGAGAACCAAAGTCAGAGAGTGACCCTCAACTTCCATTCCATCTGGCACATGAAGAGAGAGATAAATTGATTATTAGTCCAgag AGTATTGTTGAACGAACTCACATGACAAGCGAAAATTTTACCTTGTACCTTCATCAAAATTACCTTGAATTTTTCGATGAGATTGATGATGTAGCAGCTGTCGCACAACGGTTTAGTGAAGCAGATCACCTGACCTGTCAATGGGAG CACCGATCCATCTTGAATCAATATTCATCATCCATTGCCACCAGAGGTTTGATACACCATAATACTGCCAGAAGGTTTCACAATGTCCCCTCAGGAGGGGGATGGAGGCCATTACACAAACCAGAGTGGTACGAAATCAATCGCAAG TACCAAGATAGATGTGCCACCTCAAAAGCTCTCTTTATTGGGGAAGGCTGTACACCTGTTGACCTACAGACGCAGGTCATCCCATTTCTAGCATTAGCGAACGTCCCGCTTCATGATCCAG CTCAGATTTCCTTTCTTCAAGAAGTTGGCTATTTTGCATTGCAGCACTTCAATACTGG acaTCTGGGTCGGAGGTTAGATGAGAAAGACTTAGAACAAGATGAATATGATGAGGATTCCATCCCAAGCTCGCAAACTAGACGAAACCTTCATAAACCAGAGATTGTATCTGAACAGGTGGATGCACTCTCCGGTAGCAGAGAAGAGGATATCATTATTGAAGACTTTGTCGACTAA